A genome region from Indicator indicator isolate 239-I01 chromosome 24, UM_Iind_1.1, whole genome shotgun sequence includes the following:
- the MYL9 gene encoding myosin regulatory light polypeptide 9 isoform X2, which yields MDLTASMSSKRAKAKTTKKRPQRATSNVFAMFDQSQIQEFKEAFNMIDQNRDGFIDKEDLHDMLASLGKNPTDEYLEGMMSEAPGPINFTMFLTMFGEKLNGTDPEDVIRNAFACFDEEASGFIHEDHLRELLTTMGDRFTDEEVDEMYREAPIDKKGNFNYVEFTRILKHGAKDKDD from the exons ctgccagcatgTCCAGCAAGCGTGCCAAGGCCAAGACCACCAAGAAGCGCCCGCAGCGCGCCACCTCCAACGTCTTCGCCATGTTCGACCAGTCGCAGATCCAGGAGTTCAAGGAGGCCTTCAACATGATCGACCAGAACAGGGATGGCTTCATCGACAAGGAGGACCTGCACGACATGCTGGCCTCCCTGG GGAAGAACCCCACGGATGAGTACCTGGAGGGCATGATGAGCGAGGCGCCAGGGCCCATCAACTTCACCATGTTCCTCACCATGTTTGGGGAGAAGCTGAATGGCACCGACCCGGAGGACGTCATCCGCAATGCCTTCGCCTGCTTCGATGAGGAGGCCTCAG gctTCATACACGAGGACCACCTGCGGGAGCTGCTGACCACCATGGGGGACAGGTTCACGGACGAGGAGGTGGATGAGATGTACAGGGAGGCTCCCATCGACAAGAAGGGCAACTTCAACTATGTGGAGTTCACTCGCATCCTGAAGCACGGCGCCAAGGACAAGGACGATTAG
- the MYL9 gene encoding myosin regulatory light polypeptide 9 isoform X1 — MSSKRAKAKTTKKRPQRATSNVFAMFDQSQIQEFKEAFNMIDQNRDGFIDKEDLHDMLASLGKNPTDEYLEGMMSEAPGPINFTMFLTMFGEKLNGTDPEDVIRNAFACFDEEASGFIHEDHLRELLTTMGDRFTDEEVDEMYREAPIDKKGNFNYVEFTRILKHGAKDKDD; from the exons atgTCCAGCAAGCGTGCCAAGGCCAAGACCACCAAGAAGCGCCCGCAGCGCGCCACCTCCAACGTCTTCGCCATGTTCGACCAGTCGCAGATCCAGGAGTTCAAGGAGGCCTTCAACATGATCGACCAGAACAGGGATGGCTTCATCGACAAGGAGGACCTGCACGACATGCTGGCCTCCCTGG GGAAGAACCCCACGGATGAGTACCTGGAGGGCATGATGAGCGAGGCGCCAGGGCCCATCAACTTCACCATGTTCCTCACCATGTTTGGGGAGAAGCTGAATGGCACCGACCCGGAGGACGTCATCCGCAATGCCTTCGCCTGCTTCGATGAGGAGGCCTCAG gctTCATACACGAGGACCACCTGCGGGAGCTGCTGACCACCATGGGGGACAGGTTCACGGACGAGGAGGTGGATGAGATGTACAGGGAGGCTCCCATCGACAAGAAGGGCAACTTCAACTATGTGGAGTTCACTCGCATCCTGAAGCACGGCGCCAAGGACAAGGACGATTAG